From Caretta caretta isolate rCarCar2 chromosome 3, rCarCar1.hap1, whole genome shotgun sequence, a single genomic window includes:
- the FABP7 gene encoding fatty acid-binding protein, brain, giving the protein MVEAFCATWKLTESQNFDEYMKALGVSFATRQVGNVTKPTVIISNEGDKVMIRTQSTFKNTEISFKLGEEFEETTPDDRNCKSVVTLDGDKLVHVQKWDGTETNFVREIKDGKMVMTLTFGDVVAVRHYEKA; this is encoded by the exons ATGGTTGAGGCATTCTGTGCTACCTGGAAGCTGACTGAGAGCCAGAACTTTGATGAATACATGAAGGCGCTGG GAGTGAGCTTTGCTACTCGGCAGGTGGGGAACGTCACTAAGCCCACAGTGATAATCAGCAATGAAGGGGACAAAGTAATGATCAGGACCCAGAGCACTTTCAAGaacactgaaatcagcttcaaACTTGGAGAAGAGTTTGAGGAAACTACCCCAGATGACAGAAACTGCAAA TCAGTTGTGACCCTGGATGGAGACAAACTAGTTCATGTACAGAAATGGGATGGCACAGAGACAAACTTTGTTAGAGAAATTAAGGATGGCAAAATGGTAATG ACTCTCACCTTTGGTGATGTGGTTGCTGTTCGCCACTATGAGAAAGCATAG